In one window of Streptomyces griseus subsp. griseus DNA:
- a CDS encoding lytic polysaccharide monooxygenase, with the protein MTARRKAAGVVALGFAPFALAGITATPAVAHGSLTDPVSRVSACFAEGPESPVSAACKAAVAAGGTQALYDWNGVNIANAAGKHQQLIPDGKLCSAANDKFKGLDLPRADWPASPVKAGKHTFTFRATAPHKGSFELYLTKPGYDPTKPLAWSDLEAKPFAQATDPALVDGSYVFDGTIPEAAGRQLIYTVWQRSDSPEAFYACSDVVFGGGAGGAGGGGQEEKPVGEAPKPQESAPAPAPSAPSEDAITEGAEKSSVEHNGHGDDDANTGAKVNTAAPVAETEPKSAAEGNAPRADAAGQDDVLAETGGSSSSTYLAMGGAAALAVGAAVLFSSQRRRATASGGRHGR; encoded by the coding sequence ATGACCGCTCGTCGTAAGGCCGCCGGGGTCGTCGCCCTCGGCTTCGCACCGTTCGCGCTGGCCGGAATCACCGCCACTCCGGCGGTCGCCCACGGTTCGCTGACCGACCCGGTGAGCCGGGTGTCGGCGTGCTTCGCGGAGGGGCCGGAGAGTCCGGTGTCGGCGGCGTGCAAGGCGGCGGTCGCGGCGGGCGGGACGCAGGCTCTGTACGACTGGAACGGGGTGAACATCGCCAACGCGGCGGGCAAGCACCAGCAGTTGATCCCGGACGGCAAGCTGTGCAGTGCGGCCAACGACAAGTTCAAGGGTCTCGACCTGCCGCGCGCCGACTGGCCGGCCTCCCCCGTGAAGGCGGGCAAGCACACCTTCACGTTCCGGGCCACCGCCCCGCACAAGGGCTCCTTCGAGCTGTACCTGACCAAGCCGGGCTACGACCCGACGAAGCCGCTGGCCTGGTCGGATCTGGAGGCGAAGCCCTTCGCCCAGGCCACCGACCCGGCGCTGGTGGACGGTTCGTACGTGTTCGACGGGACCATTCCGGAGGCGGCGGGGCGGCAGCTGATCTACACGGTGTGGCAGCGCTCCGACTCCCCCGAGGCGTTCTACGCCTGCTCCGACGTGGTCTTCGGCGGCGGGGCGGGCGGTGCCGGTGGGGGCGGCCAGGAGGAGAAGCCTGTTGGTGAGGCGCCCAAGCCTCAGGAAAGTGCTCCCGCGCCCGCCCCCTCCGCTCCCTCCGAGGACGCCATCACCGAAGGCGCCGAGAAGTCCTCCGTGGAGCACAACGGGCACGGTGACGACGACGCGAACACCGGCGCGAAGGTCAACACCGCCGCTCCGGTCGCCGAGACCGAGCCCAAGAGCGCCGCCGAGGGTAACGCGCCGCGGGCCGACGCCGCCGGGCAGGACGACGTGCTCGCCGAGACCGGTGGTTCGAGCAGCAGCACCTATCTCGCCATGGGCGGGGCCGCCGCGCTCGCCGTCGGTGCGGCCGTGCTGTTCTCCTCGCAGCGTCGCCGGGCCACCGCCTCCGGCGGTCGTCACGGCCGCTGA
- a CDS encoding esterase/lipase family protein, translating to MLPWFRAARVPRTRSVFAAFLLAVTLLVAPTATATAAAPTAAAATSRGWNDYSCKPSAAHPRPVVLVHGTFGNSIDNWLVLAPYLVNRGYCVFSLDYGQLPGVPFFHGLGPIDKSAEQLDAFVDKVLASTGAPKADIVGHSQGGMMPNYYLKFLGGGPKVNALIGLAPDNHGTTLLGLTKLLPYFPGVEKFISDRTPGLADQVAGSPFITKLTAGGDTVPGVRYTVIATKYDQVVTPYRTQYLDGPNVRNVLLQDLCPLSLSEHVAIGTVDRIAFHEVANALDPARATPTTCSSVIV from the coding sequence ATGCTGCCCTGGTTCCGTGCTGCGCGCGTTCCCCGCACGCGCAGCGTCTTCGCCGCCTTCCTCCTGGCCGTGACCCTGCTGGTCGCCCCCACGGCGACCGCGACCGCGGCTGCCCCCACCGCTGCGGCGGCCACTTCCCGTGGCTGGAACGACTACTCCTGCAAGCCCTCCGCCGCCCATCCCCGCCCCGTCGTCCTGGTCCACGGAACCTTCGGGAACTCGATCGACAACTGGCTGGTCCTCGCCCCCTACCTGGTCAACCGGGGCTACTGCGTCTTCTCCCTCGACTACGGCCAGCTCCCCGGCGTGCCGTTCTTCCACGGCCTCGGCCCCATCGACAAGTCCGCCGAACAACTCGACGCGTTCGTCGACAAGGTGCTCGCCTCCACCGGAGCGCCCAAGGCCGACATCGTCGGCCACTCCCAGGGCGGCATGATGCCGAACTACTACCTGAAGTTCCTGGGCGGCGGCCCCAAGGTCAACGCCCTCATCGGCCTCGCCCCGGACAACCACGGCACCACGCTGCTCGGCCTCACCAAGCTGCTGCCGTACTTCCCCGGCGTCGAGAAGTTCATCAGCGACAGGACCCCCGGTCTCGCCGACCAGGTCGCCGGATCCCCCTTCATCACCAAGCTCACCGCGGGCGGCGACACCGTACCCGGCGTCCGCTACACGGTCATCGCCACCAAGTACGACCAGGTGGTGACCCCGTACCGCACGCAGTACCTGGACGGACCGAACGTACGCAACGTCCTGCTCCAGGACCTGTGCCCGCTGAGCCTCTCCGAGCACGTGGCGATCGGGACCGTCGACCGGATCGCCTTCCACGAGGTGGCCAACGCCCTGGACCCGGCGCGCGCGACCCCGACCACCTGCTCCTCGGTGATCGTCTGA
- a CDS encoding SGNH/GDSL hydrolase family protein has product MKMSRLVAFSSSLLLGAALALTGAGIANADSSAQAVDYVALGDSYSSGVGAGSYESSSGDCKRSTRAFPRLWANANSPASFAFTACSGARTNDVTSSQLGPLNASTDLVSISIGGNDAGFADVMTTCVLQSEATCLNRIATARAYVDSTLPARLDSVYSAIKAKAPSARVVVLGYPRFYQLSGGCVAGLSEKERSAINGASDHLNAATAKRAADHGFTFGDVRTTFAGHEICSSNSWLHSVNWLNIGESYHPTAAGQSGGYLPVFKSAA; this is encoded by the coding sequence ATGAAAATGTCCAGACTCGTGGCGTTCTCGTCCTCGCTCCTGCTCGGTGCCGCCCTCGCCCTGACCGGTGCGGGGATCGCGAACGCCGACTCCTCCGCCCAGGCCGTCGACTACGTCGCCCTCGGCGACTCGTACTCCTCCGGGGTCGGGGCCGGCAGCTACGAGAGCTCCAGCGGCGACTGCAAGCGCAGCACCCGCGCCTTCCCCCGGCTCTGGGCCAACGCCAACTCCCCCGCCAGCTTCGCCTTCACCGCCTGCTCGGGCGCCAGGACCAATGACGTCACGAGCAGTCAGCTCGGGCCGCTCAACGCCTCCACCGACCTCGTCTCGATCTCCATCGGCGGCAATGACGCGGGCTTCGCCGACGTCATGACGACCTGTGTCCTCCAGTCCGAGGCCACCTGCCTCAACCGCATCGCCACCGCCCGCGCCTACGTCGACTCGACCCTGCCCGCCCGGCTCGACTCCGTGTACTCCGCCATCAAGGCCAAGGCCCCCTCCGCCCGGGTCGTCGTCCTCGGCTACCCCCGCTTCTACCAGCTCAGCGGCGGCTGCGTGGCCGGCCTCAGCGAGAAGGAGCGCTCCGCCATCAACGGCGCCTCCGACCATCTCAACGCCGCCACCGCCAAGCGCGCCGCCGACCACGGCTTCACCTTCGGTGACGTCAGGACGACCTTCGCCGGGCACGAGATCTGCTCCAGCAACTCGTGGTTGCACAGCGTGAACTGGCTCAACATCGGTGAGTCCTACCACCCCACCGCCGCCGGACAGTCGGGTGGGTATCTGCCGGTCTTCAAGTCGGCGGCCTGA
- a CDS encoding trifunctional class I SAM-dependent methyltransferase/NUDIX hydrolase/VOC family protein: protein MTTIDWDAAAGSFDEEPDHGLYDPAVRDAWAGRLESWLPATRSDVLDLGCGTGSLSLLAAGQGHRVTAVDRSPGMAELARAKLAGTGAEVLVGDACLPPVGERVFDVILARHVVWLLPDPAAALHHWFGLLKPGGRLVLVEGVWGGVGLPAARITALLAPHTERVHHEDLAGDARLWGKEVDDERYALVARAEPPHRHTEVVDVHLILRRGPDVLLARRAGTGYADGLLHMPSGHAEDGEDVREAMIREAAEEIGVALDPDEVRVALVMQHRGPGGGARMGWFFVAEYDADHPPRNAEPEKCSELDWFPLDALPDDMVAYCRAGLDGYRAGEHFMIHWHEDGDPVAHRPDGPRRAVALPPAAERTGRVHHIELWVPDLAGAERRWGWLLTRLGHLPYQSWADGRSWRRGESYVVVEQSPDPSADHHDRRRPGLDHLAFHVADRATLDALTAEAPAYGWRLLHPDRHAYAGGEGHCAARLEDEAELVVGSVPRP, encoded by the coding sequence ATGACGACGATCGACTGGGACGCGGCGGCCGGATCCTTCGACGAGGAGCCCGACCACGGGCTTTACGACCCGGCGGTGCGCGACGCGTGGGCCGGGCGGCTGGAGAGCTGGCTGCCCGCCACCCGCAGTGACGTGCTGGACCTGGGATGCGGTACGGGGAGCCTCTCGCTGCTCGCCGCCGGCCAGGGCCACCGGGTCACCGCCGTCGACCGCTCGCCCGGGATGGCCGAGCTGGCCCGGGCCAAGCTCGCCGGGACCGGCGCCGAGGTCCTGGTCGGGGACGCGTGCCTGCCGCCGGTGGGGGAGCGGGTGTTCGATGTGATCCTCGCCCGGCACGTCGTCTGGCTGCTGCCCGATCCGGCGGCCGCCCTGCACCACTGGTTCGGGCTGCTGAAGCCGGGCGGGCGGCTGGTCCTGGTCGAAGGGGTCTGGGGCGGCGTCGGCCTCCCCGCAGCCCGGATCACCGCCCTGCTCGCCCCGCACACCGAGCGCGTCCACCACGAGGACCTGGCCGGTGACGCGCGACTGTGGGGCAAGGAGGTCGACGACGAGCGGTACGCGCTGGTGGCCCGCGCCGAGCCGCCCCACCGCCACACCGAGGTCGTCGACGTCCATCTCATCCTGCGCCGGGGCCCGGACGTCCTGCTCGCCCGCCGAGCCGGCACGGGGTACGCGGACGGGCTGCTGCACATGCCTTCCGGTCATGCGGAGGACGGGGAGGACGTCCGCGAGGCGATGATCCGGGAGGCCGCGGAGGAGATCGGTGTCGCCCTGGATCCGGACGAGGTGCGGGTCGCGCTAGTGATGCAGCACCGGGGACCCGGCGGCGGGGCGCGGATGGGCTGGTTCTTCGTAGCGGAGTACGACGCGGACCACCCGCCGCGCAACGCGGAGCCGGAGAAGTGCTCCGAGTTGGACTGGTTCCCGCTCGACGCCCTGCCCGACGACATGGTCGCGTACTGCCGTGCGGGCCTCGACGGTTACCGGGCGGGTGAGCACTTCATGATCCACTGGCACGAGGACGGCGACCCGGTCGCCCACCGGCCGGACGGCCCTCGCCGGGCCGTGGCGCTGCCACCCGCCGCCGAGCGGACCGGCCGGGTGCACCACATCGAGTTGTGGGTGCCCGACCTCGCGGGTGCGGAGCGCCGGTGGGGATGGCTGCTGACCCGGCTCGGCCACCTCCCGTACCAGAGCTGGGCGGACGGCCGCAGCTGGCGGCGCGGTGAGAGTTACGTGGTCGTGGAGCAGTCCCCCGATCCGTCCGCCGACCATCACGACCGCCGCCGCCCCGGCCTCGACCACCTGGCGTTCCACGTCGCGGACCGGGCCACGCTGGACGCCCTGACGGCCGAGGCACCCGCGTACGGCTGGCGGCTGCTCCACCCCGACCGTCACGCGTACGCCGGGGGTGAGGGCCACTGCGCCGCCCGTCTGGAGGACGAGGCGGAGCTGGTCGTGGGGTCCGTGCCTCGCCCCTGA
- a CDS encoding DNA polymerase thumb domain-containing protein: MTEEPGGVLRGCVVVEEPGGVPGEHGVVEEPTGVLYLRFRRSAGGPPDSAGYTGLLALLGAFTPLVEAAPPDGALADVGGALRYFGRDAQGLASVIRVRALALHGVDCAIGAAANPMVARMAARRAAPGTTFVVGRGEEAAFLAPLPAAALDGVGAATARTLCGYGLDSVGRIAAAPLATLQRVTGVRTGRELWERARGIDRTRVTPNAAARSLAAERSFPRDELSLEQHRRALLSLTEELGARLRGEGQVCRSLAVSVRYADRTGYATLTRSRTLGEATAHSAALTGLAYRIHESFGLQRARVRGIALRAEGLVDAGRASRQLTFDPADERSRRIEEVADRLRERFGPGAVKPAGLAA, translated from the coding sequence ATGACGGAAGAGCCGGGAGGAGTGCTGAGGGGGTGCGTGGTGGTGGAGGAGCCGGGAGGAGTTCCGGGGGAGCACGGGGTGGTGGAAGAGCCGACAGGCGTCCTGTACCTGCGGTTCCGCAGGAGCGCCGGCGGGCCGCCCGACAGCGCCGGCTACACCGGACTGCTCGCCCTGCTCGGCGCGTTCACCCCGCTCGTCGAGGCCGCGCCGCCCGACGGGGCGCTCGCCGATGTGGGCGGCGCGCTGCGCTACTTCGGGCGGGACGCGCAGGGCCTGGCCTCGGTGATCCGGGTCAGGGCGCTCGCCCTGCACGGCGTGGACTGCGCGATCGGCGCGGCGGCCAACCCCATGGTGGCCCGGATGGCGGCCCGGCGGGCGGCGCCCGGGACCACCTTCGTGGTGGGCCGGGGCGAGGAGGCGGCCTTCCTCGCACCGCTCCCGGCCGCGGCCCTGGACGGCGTCGGGGCCGCCACGGCGCGCACCCTGTGCGGTTACGGGCTGGACTCCGTCGGCCGGATCGCTGCCGCACCACTCGCCACGCTCCAGCGCGTCACCGGCGTACGGACCGGGCGTGAGCTGTGGGAACGGGCGCGGGGCATCGACCGGACCCGGGTCACCCCGAACGCGGCCGCCCGCTCGCTCGCCGCCGAACGCTCTTTCCCCCGCGACGAGTTGTCCCTTGAGCAGCACCGCCGCGCGCTCCTCTCGCTCACCGAGGAGCTGGGGGCGCGGCTGCGGGGCGAGGGGCAGGTGTGCCGGTCGCTGGCGGTCTCGGTGCGGTACGCGGACCGGACCGGTTACGCGACGCTGACCCGGAGCCGGACGCTGGGGGAGGCCACCGCGCACTCGGCCGCGCTGACCGGGCTCGCCTACCGGATCCACGAGTCCTTCGGGCTCCAGCGGGCCCGGGTGCGGGGGATCGCGCTGCGGGCGGAGGGGCTGGTCGACGCCGGCCGGGCCTCCCGCCAGCTGACCTTCGACCCGGCGGACGAGCGGTCGCGCCGGATCGAGGAGGTGGCGGACCGGCTGCGGGAGAGGTTCGGGCCCGGTGCGGTGAAGCCGGCCGGACTCGCGGCCTGA
- a CDS encoding lytic polysaccharide monooxygenase has product MARRKKLFTSLVAVLATLLGGIGLTLMGQNDAQAHGVTMTPGSRTYLCMLDARTGTGALDPTNPACKAALAESGANALYNWFAVLDSNAGGRGPGYVPDGKLCSAGDRSPYNFTGYNAPRSDWPRTHLTSGSTIRVKHSNWAAHPGSFRVYLSKPGYSPGTALGWGDLELIGTVTDPPQSGGPGTDDGHYYWNLGLPSGRSGNAVMFIQWVRSDSQENFFSCSDIVFDGGNGEVTGIRGANGTPNPTPTPTPPPSPTPTDPHTGCMAVYSVTNSWNGGFQGSVEVMNHDTRARDGWAVQWKPGPGTKVNSAWNGSLTTGSDGTLTVRNVDHNRTIAPDGSVTFGFTATSTGNNFPVGSIGCVAP; this is encoded by the coding sequence ATGGCCCGACGGAAGAAGCTGTTCACCTCACTGGTGGCGGTGCTCGCGACCCTCCTCGGCGGAATCGGCCTGACGTTAATGGGCCAGAACGACGCGCAGGCCCACGGCGTCACGATGACACCGGGATCGCGCACCTATCTCTGCATGCTCGATGCCAGGACGGGCACCGGCGCCCTGGACCCGACGAACCCGGCGTGCAAGGCCGCACTCGCCGAGAGCGGCGCGAACGCCCTGTACAACTGGTTCGCCGTGCTCGACTCCAACGCGGGCGGGCGGGGGCCGGGCTACGTCCCGGACGGGAAGCTGTGCAGCGCCGGCGACCGGTCGCCGTACAACTTCACCGGCTACAACGCCCCCCGCTCCGACTGGCCCCGTACGCACCTGACGTCCGGCAGTACGATCCGGGTCAAGCACAGCAACTGGGCGGCGCATCCGGGCTCCTTCCGGGTGTACCTGTCCAAGCCCGGCTACTCACCCGGCACCGCGCTGGGATGGGGTGATCTGGAACTGATCGGGACCGTCACCGACCCGCCGCAGTCCGGCGGGCCCGGCACGGACGACGGCCACTACTACTGGAACCTCGGCCTGCCCTCGGGCCGTTCGGGCAACGCGGTGATGTTCATCCAGTGGGTGCGCTCGGACAGCCAGGAGAACTTCTTCTCCTGCTCCGACATCGTCTTCGACGGCGGCAACGGCGAGGTCACCGGCATCCGTGGCGCGAACGGCACCCCGAACCCGACGCCCACCCCGACCCCGCCCCCGAGCCCCACGCCCACCGACCCGCACACGGGGTGCATGGCCGTCTACAGCGTGACCAACTCCTGGAACGGCGGCTTCCAGGGCTCCGTCGAGGTCATGAACCACGACACGAGGGCGCGTGACGGCTGGGCCGTGCAGTGGAAGCCCGGCCCGGGCACCAAGGTCAACAGCGCCTGGAACGGCTCCTTGACCACGGGCTCCGACGGCACACTCACGGTCAGGAACGTCGACCACAACCGCACCATCGCACCCGACGGCAGCGTCACCTTCGGCTTCACCGCGACATCGACCGGCAACAACTTCCCGGTCGGCTCGATCGGCTGCGTCGCTCCGTAG
- a CDS encoding GntR family transcriptional regulator, translating into MTEKIVLDPDSGIAPYEQLRTQLSELARSGVLPVGHRLPTVRGYAEELGLAANTVAKAYRALEADGVIETRGRNGTFVAAAGGAAEQKAAAAAQSYAEAAQRLGLPRDRALSLAQDAVRAAYAR; encoded by the coding sequence GTGACTGAGAAGATCGTCCTGGATCCGGACTCCGGCATCGCCCCGTACGAGCAACTGCGCACCCAGCTCTCCGAGTTGGCCCGTTCCGGTGTGCTCCCGGTCGGCCACCGGCTCCCGACCGTACGCGGCTACGCCGAGGAGCTGGGTCTTGCCGCCAACACCGTGGCCAAGGCCTACCGCGCCCTGGAGGCCGACGGGGTGATCGAGACCCGGGGCCGCAACGGGACCTTCGTCGCGGCCGCCGGGGGAGCGGCCGAGCAGAAGGCGGCCGCAGCCGCGCAGAGTTACGCGGAGGCCGCCCAGCGGCTCGGGCTGCCCCGGGACCGGGCGCTGTCGCTCGCCCAGGACGCGGTCCGGGCGGCGTACGCGCGCTGA
- a CDS encoding CaiB/BaiF CoA transferase family protein — protein sequence MNTSPLPLDGITVVAVEQAVAAPFATRQLADLGARVIKVERPDGGDFARGYDTAARGLASHFVWCNRGKESLAVDLKDPRGLAVVRELVAGADVFVQNLAQGAAARLGLDAATLCAAHPRLVAVDISGYGESGPYAHKRAYDMLVQCEAGLVSVTGTADQPVKAGIPAADIAAAMYAFSGVLAALVRRATTGRGGPVEVAMLDALAEWMGHPLHQGMHGAPPPPRTGLAHSVIAPYDAYGTADGEQVLLSVQNDREWRRLAEQVLVRPELADDPEFATNTARTANRKRTDEVVGRALARLTGREALDALETAGIACARLNTVTDLAAHPQLTARDRWREVESPVGPLRALLPPITLPGGPEPRMGAVPALGEHTDALLRALGMTDEQASVLRRDGVIA from the coding sequence ATGAATACCTCGCCACTCCCCCTCGACGGCATCACCGTGGTGGCCGTCGAACAGGCCGTCGCCGCCCCCTTCGCCACCCGTCAGCTCGCCGATCTCGGGGCCAGGGTCATCAAGGTGGAGCGCCCGGACGGCGGCGATTTCGCGCGCGGCTACGACACGGCGGCGCGCGGTCTCGCCTCGCACTTCGTCTGGTGCAACCGGGGCAAGGAGTCCCTGGCGGTCGACCTGAAGGACCCGCGCGGGCTGGCGGTGGTGCGTGAACTCGTGGCCGGGGCGGATGTGTTCGTACAGAATCTGGCCCAGGGCGCGGCGGCCCGGCTCGGGCTGGACGCCGCCACGCTCTGTGCGGCGCACCCGAGGCTGGTGGCCGTGGACATCTCCGGCTACGGGGAGAGCGGACCGTACGCGCACAAGCGGGCCTACGACATGCTCGTGCAGTGCGAGGCGGGCCTGGTCTCCGTCACCGGCACCGCGGATCAGCCGGTGAAGGCGGGCATTCCGGCGGCGGACATCGCGGCGGCCATGTACGCGTTCTCCGGGGTGCTGGCGGCGCTGGTCCGGCGAGCTACGACCGGGCGGGGCGGGCCGGTGGAGGTCGCCATGCTGGACGCGCTGGCCGAGTGGATGGGGCACCCGCTGCACCAGGGGATGCACGGGGCCCCGCCCCCGCCGCGTACGGGGCTCGCGCACTCGGTGATCGCGCCGTACGACGCCTACGGCACGGCCGACGGCGAGCAGGTGCTGCTCTCCGTGCAGAACGACCGGGAGTGGCGGCGGCTGGCCGAGCAGGTGCTCGTACGGCCGGAGTTGGCCGACGATCCGGAGTTCGCGACGAACACCGCGCGCACGGCGAACCGGAAGCGGACCGATGAGGTGGTGGGGCGGGCGCTGGCGCGGCTGACGGGTCGGGAGGCGCTGGACGCGCTGGAGACGGCGGGGATCGCCTGCGCCCGGCTGAACACGGTGACCGACCTGGCGGCGCACCCGCAGCTGACGGCGCGGGACCGGTGGCGGGAAGTGGAGTCACCGGTCGGGCCGTTGCGGGCGCTGCTGCCGCCGATCACGCTGCCGGGCGGCCCGGAACCTCGGATGGGTGCCGTTCCGGCGCTGGGTGAACACACCGATGCGCTGCTGCGAGCCCTGGGGATGACGGACGAACAGGCATCGGTGCTGCGCCGGGACGGAGTGATCGCCTGA
- a CDS encoding DUF5925 domain-containing protein, with the protein MSANPESALPIRLTVDDSDSPSDIVDALFLGRFATGEQPYSHSSSLDRVKAAATLLPPQASVLRAARDDDRSATLAEGDGWTLLVSRWNRGADVTVTATSPELAERVLGQATDGAQDEPEPQPDNVTMGFWYVSPRRGPYRTTRQISAGSWDEVRPNYTAPVADAMDRLMKVTPDDIAGRLLLLHGPPGTGKTSALRTLARSWRDWCQVDCVLDPERLFNDVGYLMDIAIGEDDGTAKGRWRLLLLEDCDELIRGEAKHTAGQALSRLLNLTDGLLGQGRNVLVGVTTNEDLERLHPAVVRPGRCLARIEVGPLTRQESVAWLGTEEGVSREGSSLAELYALRRGIGPASVPKQDAGADAGLYL; encoded by the coding sequence ATGTCTGCCAACCCCGAGTCCGCTCTGCCGATCCGGCTCACCGTCGACGACAGCGACTCCCCCTCCGACATCGTCGACGCGCTCTTCCTCGGCCGCTTCGCGACGGGCGAGCAGCCTTACTCCCACAGCTCCTCCCTCGACCGGGTCAAGGCCGCGGCGACCCTGTTGCCCCCGCAGGCCTCGGTGCTGCGGGCCGCCCGTGACGACGACCGCAGCGCCACGCTGGCCGAGGGCGACGGCTGGACCCTGCTGGTCTCGCGGTGGAACCGGGGCGCGGACGTCACGGTCACGGCGACCAGCCCCGAGCTGGCGGAGAGGGTCCTCGGGCAGGCGACCGACGGTGCCCAGGACGAGCCGGAGCCCCAGCCAGACAACGTGACCATGGGCTTCTGGTACGTCTCCCCGCGCCGCGGTCCGTACCGCACCACCCGGCAGATCAGCGCCGGCAGCTGGGACGAGGTGCGCCCCAACTACACCGCACCCGTGGCCGATGCCATGGACCGGCTGATGAAGGTCACCCCGGACGACATCGCGGGGAGGCTCCTCCTGCTCCACGGGCCGCCCGGCACCGGCAAGACGTCCGCGCTGCGCACCCTGGCCCGCTCCTGGCGCGACTGGTGCCAGGTCGACTGCGTGCTGGACCCGGAGCGGCTCTTCAACGACGTCGGCTATCTGATGGACATCGCGATCGGCGAGGACGACGGCACGGCGAAGGGCCGGTGGCGGCTGCTGCTCCTGGAGGACTGCGACGAGCTGATCCGGGGCGAGGCCAAGCACACGGCGGGCCAGGCGCTGTCCCGGCTGCTGAACCTGACGGACGGTCTGCTCGGCCAGGGCCGCAACGTGCTGGTGGGGGTCACCACCAACGAGGATCTGGAGCGGCTGCATCCGGCGGTCGTCCGGCCGGGGCGCTGCCTGGCCCGGATCGAGGTGGGCCCGCTGACCCGCCAGGAGTCGGTGGCGTGGCTGGGCACGGAGGAGGGCGTGAGCCGGGAGGGCAGCTCACTCGCGGAGCTGTACGCCCTGCGCCGGGGCATCGGCCCCGCGTCGGTGCCGAAGCAGGACGCGGGGGCGGACGCTGGGCTGTATCTGTAG
- a CDS encoding GNAT family N-acetyltransferase encodes MTVIVREFRPSDAEAWTRVRRAALPHLLSTPEQVTHDLAHAHPDRHYRLLVAERDGEIIGTAQAGIAHESTEPGQGSCTPHVLPGHTGRGAGSLLLSTAEEHLAQAGATVVHAWVLDTPESLGFARARGYRPGRSAHFQHLDLAGDALPPLQEVPAGVELRSGADFADDPRPLFTADAEVTADEPTDIPTELDDYEDWLTNTWRHPTFDAALTTVVLVDGQVAAFSAAGTDGSGTYSTHMTGTLRAFRGRGLAKLAKNDSLHRARAAGCTDAYTANDTDNGPMLAINKGFGYAICATEIRHARTLG; translated from the coding sequence ATGACTGTGATTGTGCGCGAGTTCCGGCCGTCCGATGCGGAGGCGTGGACCCGCGTCCGGCGAGCGGCGCTCCCCCACCTGCTGTCCACGCCCGAGCAGGTGACCCACGATCTGGCCCACGCCCATCCGGACCGGCACTACCGGCTGCTGGTGGCCGAACGGGACGGCGAGATCATCGGGACCGCGCAGGCCGGTATCGCCCACGAGAGCACGGAGCCGGGTCAGGGCTCCTGCACCCCGCACGTCCTGCCCGGCCACACCGGCCGCGGGGCGGGTTCGCTGCTGCTGAGCACGGCGGAGGAACATCTGGCGCAGGCCGGGGCCACGGTCGTGCACGCCTGGGTGCTCGACACACCGGAGAGCCTGGGGTTCGCCCGTGCCCGGGGCTACCGGCCGGGCCGCTCCGCCCACTTCCAGCACCTGGACCTGGCGGGCGACGCCCTGCCCCCGCTCCAGGAGGTCCCGGCGGGTGTGGAGCTGAGGTCGGGAGCCGACTTCGCCGACGATCCCCGGCCGCTCTTCACGGCGGACGCCGAGGTGACAGCCGACGAGCCCACCGACATCCCCACCGAGCTGGACGACTACGAGGACTGGCTGACGAACACCTGGCGCCACCCGACCTTCGACGCCGCGCTCACCACGGTGGTCCTGGTGGACGGTCAGGTGGCGGCGTTCAGCGCGGCGGGCACCGACGGGAGCGGAACGTACTCCACCCACATGACCGGCACCCTGCGGGCCTTCCGGGGACGGGGTCTGGCCAAGCTGGCGAAGAACGACTCGCTGCACCGGGCGCGGGCGGCCGGCTGCACGGACGCCTACACCGCCAACGACACGGACAACGGCCCGATGCTGGCCATCAACAAGGGGTTCGGCTACGCCATCTGCGCTACGGAGATCCGCCATGCCCGCACTCTCGGCTGA
- a CDS encoding DUF402 domain-containing protein, giving the protein MPALSAESRAPRSEGVVVALTKAGRTKIRYPAELVRDDGTRVTVRAPWAAPGVRDFGFVRFEPGDVFTEHYWRDRWFAVKEVRTAGGQLKGWYCDITRPAVLADGVLAVEDLDLDLWVSADGTSVLRLDEDEFEASGLSARDPGAAGAAARALDELEELARAEGLTALLA; this is encoded by the coding sequence ATGCCCGCACTCTCGGCTGAATCACGGGCCCCACGGTCCGAAGGGGTGGTCGTCGCCCTGACCAAGGCGGGCCGCACCAAGATCAGGTATCCGGCGGAGCTGGTCCGCGACGACGGCACCCGCGTCACCGTCCGCGCGCCATGGGCCGCCCCCGGGGTGCGGGACTTCGGCTTCGTCCGGTTCGAGCCGGGTGATGTCTTCACCGAGCACTACTGGCGGGACCGGTGGTTCGCGGTGAAGGAGGTCCGCACCGCCGGCGGCCAGCTGAAGGGCTGGTACTGCGACATCACCCGGCCGGCGGTCCTGGCCGACGGGGTGCTGGCGGTCGAGGATCTGGACCTGGACCTGTGGGTGTCGGCGGACGGCACCTCCGTACTCCGGCTGGACGAGGACGAGTTCGAGGCGAGCGGCCTGTCCGCACGCGATCCCGGGGCGGCGGGTGCGGCGGCCCGGGCCCTGGACGAGCTGGAGGAACTGGCCCGGGCGGAGGGGCTGACGGCCCTGCTGGCCTGA